The Etheostoma cragini isolate CJK2018 chromosome 15, CSU_Ecrag_1.0, whole genome shotgun sequence genome window below encodes:
- the prr14 gene encoding uncharacterized protein prr14, whose amino-acid sequence MVQVSQAKLSRVEGTHIHEKQKDGFDISFAAERHNNEKDQISPRKLPNGSAAENVVEQFADDTRQNLDTTKSDMDKCGGFSDGQNATPTKGWVIGPLFQSFKSKMASFTEIVMTPVKLFRANSPPPSLDHPENLDECELQADGTFDVEHSEPSDVFHSEAQSENGSREAEANQQRLGTVKGARNAKTLALKYSKKVSSEVELPTLSSEHAGQCEITQKEKNSPDSVHLQCTPLPCIDSEEVSGSVGSVIGSSMLLQPSVNVSASHESKLKMSCAKEDENCELMVRLKPLTRKCTENGSRVRNITSKTLISEVKKEESQVNDGQVSHMTLDKSNRADSSDIDTTLSLSSSVCQLDSDGPQLVGKVDCREMESLLCHSHQKNLNDIAIRRTLDPTLDTLQLECRLNPSAAGLGKAKRGLKLDCHSQNFVKRKRLTADTCTKIKKMQELLDVGSESGLLRPPRKEVVSTNTIGVNEETLKPAQKRPSVSTRANRKGKGGQDMLAAMNETALNTPTESSTVVMLVCSLDKSSGVSENNRKGSSRVKQPSGSCKRMKTRTGLGKPDVHIDGSNSGDLATTVATKQAVQEPLSEVLVRPGLKKLQSTSEYRNVNTKPRKRKSPNQASSTALSDSTLVATSSALLMEPLELTLADVDTSQQIQKEDSSKKEPNQPSKRPKKGIGSAVKSSASAKQFSHNLHVITKENQPKEGKGTISMDPVYFEMTPFEGNQQPVPSPSQTNVACFLLLDKDVEHVIDGKEKSSAYGADEVFSTDTQASTHSRINESQLRSSTRKINIKPRRSDNQRRKCRILHGRSHKGGEVTNSITMDDANLAEASSRSKGNGLSRRLLRSYSCPEIPCFRPHDTLWISSLHSPHHSSIHTSHQHQFSHTPVHHSHKSLLRARRHTVCSVEVEREIAPLCLRKEVYPSRRSLPYDRATQHLSRSFALSPSASLSALASCFLSSPLAFLSKKVESRGSAASPSTSTHGSSPSPSSSVHPPIFLQRTESSNAALDYSISGSSFQCEIERRQQSEEEDDGEDTSSSSQEFEDVGLREEKALSDSEIKVVQKHEERGKVSSIRIRKTLPKPQNNLTPMGLPKPIRLKKKEFSLEEIYTNKNFSKPPESRLETIFEVPLNRRNGSESCFGQRRFKRFLEFLDAGEARRPKRPLVGVGKAGISSSRTRRGGFPKDEPSLSVQDVDSLLCAKLDQLNLWLIHDQKDS is encoded by the exons ATG GTACAAGTGTCACAAGCCAAGCTGTCAAGAGTTGAAGGTACACATATACATGAGAAACAAAAG GACGGCTTTGATATTAGTTTTGCAGCGGAGCGCCATAATAA TGAAAAGGACCAGATAAGCCCACGAAAGCTACCAAATGGCTCTGCTGCAGAAAATGTAGTTGAGCAGTTTGCTGATGATACCAGACAGAATCTTGACACCACTAAATCTGACATGGATAAATGCGGCGGATTTTCTGATGGACAAAATGCAACTCCAACGAAGGGATGGGTGATCGGCCCCTTGTTTCAGTCATTCAAGTCAAAGATGGCCAGTTTCACGGAGATTGTCATGACTCCTGTTAAACTCTTCAGAGCTAATAGTCCACCACCATCCTTGGACCATCCAGAAAACCTGGATGAGTGTGAGCTACAGGCCGATGGAACATTTGATGTTGAACACTCAGAGCCAAGTGATGTGTTTCATTCAGAAGCACAAAGTGAGAATGGAAGTCGGGAGGCTGAAGCTAATCAGCAGAGGCTCGGTACAGTTAAAGGTGCAAGAAATGCAAAAACTCTTGCtcttaaatattcaaaaaaagtaTCCTCTGAGGTGGAGTTGCCAACGCTCAGCTCTGAACATGCAGGGCAATGTGAAATaactcaaaaggaaaaaaactcacCTGATTCTGTGCATCTGCAATGCACTCCCTTACCCTGCATTGATTCTGAGGAAGTTTCCGGATCTGTTGGGTCCGTTATTGGGTCCTCCATGCTGTTACAGCCCTCTGTCAATGTAAGTGCCTCACATGAATCCAAGTTAAAGATGTCATGTGCTAAGGAGGACGAGAACTGCGAACTGATGGTCCGGCTGAAACCACTAACTAGGAAATGTACAGAAAATGGATCTAGAGTAAGGAATATTACCTCTAAGACTTTAATATCCGAAGTCAAAAAGGAAGAGTCTCAGGTTAATGATGGACAGGTTTCTCACATGACTCTAGACAAATCAAACCGAGCTGACTCAAGTGATATTGACACAACGCTGTCATTATCCTCCTCGGTCTGTCAGCTTGACTCTGATGGTCCTCAGCTGGTTGGTAAAGTTGATTGCAGGGAAATGGAAAGTCTGCTTTGCCATAGCCACCAGAAAAACTTAAATGACATTGCTATTAGAAGAACACTTGATCCTACTTTAGACACTCTGCAGCTGGAGTGTCGGCTAAATCCTTCAGCTGCCGGTCTTGGGAAAGCAAAGAGGGGCCTGAAACTTGACTGCCATTCCCAAAACTTTGTGAAGAGGAAGAGATTGACAGCAGATACATgtacaaagattaaaaaaatgcaagagtTATTAGATGTGGGTTCAGAAAGTGGCCTATTGAGACCACCGAGAAAGGAAGTTGTGTCGACAAATACCATTGGAGTTAACGAAGAAACGCTGAAGCCTGCTCAAAAAAGACCGTCTGTTTCAACAAGAGCAAATAGGAAAGGAAAAGGTGGACAAGATATGCTTGCTGCAATGAATGAAACCGCGTTAAACACACCGACCGAAAGTTCCACCGTTGTGATGTTGGTTTGCTCACTGGATAAAAGCAGCGGTGTGTCAGAGAACAACCGAAAGGGCAGCAGCAGGGTGAAGCAGCCCAGTGGTTCTTGCAAAAGAATGAAGACCAGAACCGGTCTTGGTAAACCTGATGTACACATTGATGGATCAAACAGTGGGGATCTGGCAACCACCGTGGCAACAAAACAAGCTGTCCAGGAACCGTTATCAGAAGTCCTTGTCCGTCCTGGCCTAAAGAAGCTCCAGAGCACAAGCGAGTACAGGAATGTCAACACAAAACCACGAAAACGGAAATCGCCAAACCAAGCGAGTTCAACTGCACTATCGGACAGCACTTTGGTAGCTACCTCATCAGCACTATTAATGGAGCCACTTGAACTCACGCTCGCAGATGTAGATACTTCCCAGCAAATTCAAAAAGAGGATAGCTCTAAAAAGGAACCCAATCAGCCGTCTAAGAGACCCAAAAAGGGTATCGGAAGTGCTGTTAAATCATCTGCTTCAGCAAAGCAATTTTCCCATAACCTTCATGTGATAACCAAAGAAAACCAGCCTAAAGAAGGCAAAGGTACAATCTCAATGGACCCTGTGTATTTTGAAATGACACCTTTTGAAGGTAACCAGCAACCTGTTCCTTCACCCTCCCAAACTAATGTAGCCTGTTTTCTACTATTGGATAAAGATGTTGAGCATGTCATTGatgggaaagaaaaaagttcTGCTTATGGGGCTGATGAGGTATTTTCCACTGACACTCAAGCCAGTACCCACAGCCGCATTAATGAATCTCAACTAAGGTCTAGTACAAGAAAGATTAACATAAAGCCAAGGAGATCAGATAACCAAAGGAGGAAATGCAGAATTTTGCATGGTAGGTCACATAAAGGTGGAGAAGTGACAAACTCTATCACTATGGACGATGCAAACCTGGCTGAAGCAAGTTCACGCTCAAAAGGAAATGGCTTATCAAGACGCCTGTTGCGCAGCTACTCTTGCCCAGAGATCCCCTGCTTTCGTCCCCACGACACACTTTGGATTTCTTCTTTGCATTCACCCCATCACAGCAGTATCCACACATCACATCAGCACCAGTTTTCCCACACTCCTGTCCATCATTCCCACAAATCTTTGCTGCGGGCTCGTCGACACACGGTCTGTAGTGTAGAAGTGGAGAGGGAGATCGCCCCTCTCTGCCTCCGTAAGGAGGTGTATCCATCCAGAAGATCGCTCCCGTATGACAGAGCCACCCAACACCTGTCTCGTAGTTTTGCACTTTCTCCCAGCGCTTCCCTCTCAGCTCTCGCGTCTTGTTTCCTCTCAAGCCCCCTGGCTTTCCTTTCTAAGAAAGTTGAAAGCAGAGGATCTGCTGCCAGCCCCAGCACTTCCACTCACGGTTCTTCTCCCAGCCCGTCTTCTTCCGTACACCCTCCAATATTCCTCCAAAGAACCGAGTCTTCTAATGCTGCGTTGGACTATAGCATTAG TGGGAGTTCGTTCCAGTGTGAGATTGAGAGAAGGCAACAgagtgaagaggaggatgacgGCGAGGACACAAGCTCATCCAGTCAGGAGTTTGAAGATGTAGGGTTGAGAGAAGAAAAGGCTTTGTCTGATTCGGAAATCAAG GTTGTGCAAAAGCATGAGGAACGAGGAAAGGTGTCGTCTATTAGAATTCGGAAAACTTTACCCAAACCTCAGAACAACCTGACACCCATGGGCCTGCCCAAACCCATCAG GCTGAAAAAGAAGGAGTTTAGTTTGGAAGAAATTTACACCAATAAGAATTTCAGCAAACCCCCTGAAAG CCGGCTGGAGACCATCTTCGAGGTGCCTCTCAATCGCCGGAATGGCTCGGAGTCCTGTTTTGGCCAGAGGCGTTTCAAGCGATTTTTGGAGTTCCTAGATGCTGGCGAGGCCAGAAGACCAAAGAGGCCACTTGTTGGTGTTGGAAAGGCAGGTATTTCATCTTCCAGGACAAGACGAGGTGGCTTCCCTAAAGACGAGCCGTCCCTCAGCGTGCAGGATGTGGACTCACTTCTCTGTGCCAAGCTCGATCAGCTGAATTTGTGGTTGATACACGATCAGAAAGACAGTTGA